One genomic region from Campylobacter concisus encodes:
- the ccoG gene encoding cytochrome c oxidase accessory protein CcoG: MSKDFHLSYAKRRYIFFACITLFVFVLPFIRVNDAQLFLLSFDKSRVDLFFTKFDMQELYLLPFLFIILFLSIFFLTTLAGRVWCGWSCPQTIFRTIFRDLLQTKILKIRKNIQNKQNEPKGQILKRALAVGIWCILALVISANFLWYFVPPLDFFTYLKEPSEHGVLLAFWLVIATWLVYDVVILKENFCIYVCPYARVQSVMFDNDTIQVIYNQKRGGVIYNGKEKFKKPKEEGALCTGCEACVRICPTHIDIRKGMQLECINCLECSDACAKVMKHFDESSLIEWRSINSIKEQKRVKILRFRTVAYLVILGIVLTAGVLMSGKKESMLLNINRTSELYKILGENEVENSYVFLVQNTQNKEHTFYFEVDDKNIEISRPNKPFILKAGAKQRVIVTLKSKNENLSDKDLLKHINIKAYATDEPAISVQRQSTFIYPKR, from the coding sequence ATGTCAAAGGATTTTCATCTTAGCTACGCCAAGAGGCGTTATATTTTTTTCGCCTGTATCACGCTATTTGTCTTTGTTTTACCATTTATCAGGGTAAATGACGCGCAGCTATTTTTGCTAAGTTTTGATAAAAGTAGAGTTGATCTATTTTTTACAAAATTTGATATGCAAGAGCTTTATTTGCTGCCATTTTTATTTATCATTTTGTTCTTAAGCATATTTTTCCTAACGACACTTGCAGGGCGCGTTTGGTGCGGTTGGAGCTGTCCGCAAACTATTTTTAGAACGATATTTCGTGACCTTTTGCAAACTAAAATTTTAAAGATCAGAAAAAATATACAAAATAAGCAGAATGAGCCAAAAGGACAAATTTTAAAGCGTGCTTTAGCAGTTGGAATTTGGTGTATTTTAGCTCTTGTTATTTCGGCAAATTTTTTATGGTATTTTGTGCCACCGCTTGATTTTTTTACTTATTTAAAAGAGCCAAGCGAACATGGGGTTTTGCTTGCATTTTGGCTTGTTATCGCTACTTGGTTAGTTTATGATGTCGTCATTTTAAAAGAAAATTTTTGCATTTATGTTTGTCCTTACGCTAGGGTGCAATCAGTGATGTTTGATAACGATACGATCCAAGTTATTTACAACCAAAAAAGAGGCGGCGTAATCTATAATGGAAAAGAGAAATTTAAAAAGCCAAAAGAAGAGGGCGCGCTGTGCACGGGATGTGAAGCATGCGTGAGAATATGCCCAACGCACATTGATATAAGAAAAGGTATGCAGCTTGAATGTATAAATTGTCTAGAGTGTAGCGATGCTTGCGCTAAAGTGATGAAGCATTTTGATGAAAGCTCGCTTATTGAGTGGAGAAGTATAAATTCTATAAAAGAGCAAAAAAGAGTCAAAATTTTACGCTTTAGAACGGTTGCTTATCTTGTTATTTTGGGCATTGTTTTGACAGCTGGGGTATTGATGAGTGGCAAAAAAGAAAGTATGCTTTTAAACATAAATAGAACAAGTGAGCTTTATAAAATTTTAGGCGAAAATGAAGTCGAAAATTCTTACGTATTTTTGGTGCAAAATACACAAAATAAAGAGCATACCTTTTACTTTGAAGTAGATGATAAGAATATAGAAATTTCTCGTCCAAATAAGCCATTTATATTAAAAGCTGGCGCAAAACAGCGAGTAATCGTCACATTAAAATCAAAAAATGAAAATTTAAGCGATAAAGATCTTTTAAAACATATAAATATAAAAGCCTATGCCACTGACGAGCCAGCTATCAGCGTGCAAAGGCAAAGTACTTTTATATATCCTAAAAGATGA
- a CDS encoding TetR/AcrR family transcriptional regulator encodes MAISEKGKKRYELIVKTALELFLEKGYEKTSLSDIVAISGGSLSSIYTFFENKEGLFEAIVEQEIDSLIKEIDEKIDLKISHSLEEFLNKFATIIFSIVCSKRHISLGRIMMSEGSKNGGKLGKTFLDQILKKIDLVLINFFERDEVKAKLDSKFSAKFATKYFIQSVIGAYYYDSLLINEEPKLSEKERKKHVGLCVELFLNGISKK; translated from the coding sequence ATGGCGATCTCGGAAAAGGGTAAAAAAAGATACGAACTTATCGTAAAAACAGCACTTGAGCTATTTTTAGAAAAAGGATACGAAAAGACAAGCTTAAGTGATATCGTAGCGATAAGTGGCGGATCGCTTTCTAGCATTTATACATTTTTTGAGAACAAAGAGGGGCTTTTTGAGGCGATCGTTGAGCAAGAGATAGATAGCCTTATAAAAGAGATCGATGAGAAAATAGATCTTAAAATTTCTCACAGTTTGGAGGAATTTTTAAACAAATTTGCGACCATAATATTTTCTATCGTTTGCAGCAAAAGGCATATCTCTCTTGGTAGAATAATGATGAGTGAGGGTTCTAAGAATGGTGGCAAACTTGGTAAGACATTTTTGGATCAAATTTTAAAAAAGATCGATCTTGTGCTTATAAATTTCTTTGAAAGAGACGAAGTAAAAGCCAAGCTTGACTCAAAATTTTCAGCCAAATTTGCTACAAAGTACTTTATACAAAGTGTGATAGGAGCTTATTACTACGATTCGCTTTTGATAAATGAAGAACCAAAGCTTAGTGAAAAAGAGCGTAAAAAGCATGTTGGCTTGTGTGTTGAGTTGTTTTTAAATGGAATTAGTAAAAAATAA
- a CDS encoding efflux RND transporter periplasmic adaptor subunit has protein sequence MLKFKSFLVLSAAVFLFSGCFESGDKKAAAGRQMPLSHVDIFTAQKTDIPISFDYTATVASSQDVIIYPKVGGTIIKQFFRPGSKVKAGDKLFLIDPEKYQASFDSLDAAVGVANANLKNAETEFKRISALYKKNAVSQKDYDAAVAAYDIANANLVSAKANLKNAKIDLGYTTIIAPFDGVVGDNQVDVGSLVIANQTKLVRLTKINPIEAEFYIADVDNLTRKTNLDNGSWQQLNSDAVLSVNGENFNGKVNFIDNVVNTATGSVLAKASFDNSEGKILPGAFGHIKMSGFVQKNAFNIPQVALQQSATNSYVLVVKDGKVSQKNVKTGYQTKNMVAVTEGLEDGDKIIVNNFLKIGVGAPVETDKDLSAEFINGKDTNATSSK, from the coding sequence ATGTTGAAATTTAAAAGTTTTCTTGTGCTTTCAGCTGCCGTTTTTTTATTTTCTGGGTGCTTTGAGAGTGGCGATAAAAAGGCTGCTGCAGGTCGCCAGATGCCGCTATCTCATGTGGATATTTTTACCGCACAAAAAACAGACATACCTATTAGTTTTGATTACACTGCAACGGTTGCAAGTAGTCAAGATGTTATTATCTATCCAAAAGTTGGCGGAACTATCATAAAGCAGTTTTTTAGGCCAGGAAGTAAAGTAAAAGCGGGTGATAAGTTATTTTTGATAGATCCAGAAAAATATCAAGCTAGCTTTGACTCACTTGATGCAGCTGTCGGCGTAGCGAATGCAAATTTAAAAAATGCCGAGACCGAGTTTAAAAGAATTTCTGCCCTTTATAAGAAAAATGCAGTCTCTCAAAAAGACTATGACGCAGCAGTTGCAGCTTATGACATTGCAAATGCGAATTTAGTAAGCGCAAAAGCAAATTTAAAAAATGCAAAAATAGATCTTGGCTACACGACTATCATAGCGCCATTTGACGGTGTAGTGGGCGATAACCAAGTAGATGTTGGCTCGCTTGTCATAGCAAACCAAACAAAACTTGTAAGGCTTACAAAAATAAATCCTATTGAAGCAGAATTTTATATCGCTGATGTGGATAATCTAACTAGAAAGACAAATTTGGATAATGGCTCATGGCAGCAGCTAAATAGTGACGCTGTGTTAAGTGTCAATGGCGAAAATTTTAATGGTAAAGTAAATTTTATAGATAATGTCGTAAATACCGCAACTGGCAGCGTTTTGGCAAAGGCTAGCTTTGATAATAGTGAAGGTAAAATTTTACCAGGTGCGTTTGGCCATATAAAGATGAGCGGATTTGTGCAAAAAAATGCCTTTAACATCCCTCAAGTTGCTCTTCAACAAAGCGCTACAAATTCTTATGTTTTAGTCGTAAAAGACGGCAAAGTAAGTCAGAAAAATGTAAAAACAGGATATCAAACAAAAAATATGGTAGCAGTCACTGAAGGCCTTGAAGACGGTGATAAGATAATCGTTAATAATTTCCTTAAAATTGGAGTTGGTGCACCAGTTGAAACTGATAAAGACCTAAGTGCGGAATTTATAAACGGCAAAGATACAAACGCTACAAGTAGCAAGTAA